One segment of Thermodesulfovibrio sp. 3907-1M DNA contains the following:
- a CDS encoding flagellar biosynthetic protein FliR, protein MNYLELLTTQIYKFIPVFIRVSVILFFLPYIGSRTVPLIFRFFFALSVSFAIMPFMPQREENFLISLFNAVLFGLAIGLMVRVIIAAVETASQWMSMQIGFAVANIFNPQFGELMGPLSVFYEMFMIALFFSLDLHLSMVEIIVKSFEAPANFSFAKNIIEFSYLLFPLALKLSAPVLLVQVLMNMGLGFLSRIMPQANVFFVGFPLLLATGIAVVWLSIPIFTMVLSKAFINLKDALVNLLR, encoded by the coding sequence ATGAACTACTTAGAATTGCTTACAACGCAGATTTATAAATTTATTCCTGTTTTTATCAGAGTCTCTGTAATTCTGTTTTTTCTGCCATACATTGGAAGTAGAACAGTTCCTTTAATTTTTAGATTCTTTTTTGCCCTTTCAGTATCTTTTGCAATAATGCCTTTTATGCCTCAGAGGGAAGAGAATTTTTTAATCTCTCTCTTTAATGCTGTGCTTTTTGGATTAGCCATTGGTTTGATGGTAAGAGTTATAATTGCAGCAGTTGAGACAGCATCTCAATGGATGAGCATGCAGATAGGTTTTGCAGTAGCAAACATCTTTAATCCCCAGTTTGGTGAACTTATGGGACCGCTCAGTGTTTTTTATGAAATGTTTATGATAGCTCTATTTTTTTCTCTTGATCTGCATCTAAGTATGGTGGAAATTATTGTTAAAAGCTTTGAAGCACCAGCAAATTTTTCCTTTGCAAAAAATATAATAGAGTTTTCCTATCTTTTATTCCCTCTGGCACTGAAGCTTTCAGCACCTGTACTGCTTGTTCAGGTTTTGATGAATATGGGGCTCGGATTTTTATCAAGGATTATGCCTCAGGCAAATGTTTTTTTCGTTGGATTTCCACTTTTACTTGCCACAGGAATTGCGGTTGTCTGGCTCAGTATTCCTATTTTTACAATGGTTTTATCAAAGGCATTTATTAATCTTAAAGATGCTTTAGTTAACTTATTGAGGTAA
- the fliQ gene encoding flagellar biosynthesis protein FliQ, which yields MTVEFLNYISKQTFETILLVGGPVLLVSLLVGLLIGLFQAITQLQEMTISFVPKVIAVFLTLLLTIPWIVNIMTKFTRGIFENLPLYVK from the coding sequence ATGACAGTAGAATTTTTAAATTACATATCAAAGCAGACCTTTGAAACTATACTTCTGGTTGGAGGTCCTGTTCTTCTTGTAAGCCTTCTTGTGGGTCTTCTTATTGGATTATTTCAGGCAATAACTCAACTACAGGAGATGACTATAAGCTTTGTTCCAAAGGTTATTGCTGTGTTTTTAACACTTCTTCTTACAATTCCATGGATTGTCAATATAATGACTAAGTTTACGAGAGGAATTTTTGAAAATCTTCCATTGTATGTGAAATGA